A single window of Sphingobacteriales bacterium DNA harbors:
- the efp gene encoding elongation factor P — MASTSDIRNGMCINFNSDIYQIIEFLHVKPGKGAAFVRTKLRSVTNGRVLENTFPSGSKLDEVRVEHREYQYLYDEGDFATFMNNETYEQITVDKKIINAAQFLTEGMTVKIAVRAEDEMPLTCTLPDTVTVEVTYAEPGIKGDTATNTLRPSTVSTGAKVMIPLFVNVGDKIKVKTETGDYMERVK; from the coding sequence ATGGCAAGTACTTCAGATATTAGAAATGGAATGTGTATTAATTTTAACTCTGACATTTATCAGATAATAGAATTTTTGCATGTAAAACCAGGAAAAGGAGCAGCTTTTGTACGTACAAAACTAAGAAGTGTAACCAATGGTAGAGTATTAGAAAATACATTTCCATCTGGCTCAAAATTAGATGAAGTACGTGTAGAACATAGAGAATATCAATATTTATATGATGAAGGTGATTTTGCAACATTCATGAATAATGAGACTTATGAGCAAATCACAGTTGATAAAAAAATCATCAACGCAGCTCAATTTCTTACTGAAGGAATGACTGTAAAAATTGCTGTTAGAGCTGAAGACGAAATGCCATTAACTTGCACACTTCCAGATACTGTTACAGTAGAAGTTACTTATGCTGAACCAGGCATCAAAGGTGATACAGCTACAAATACATTAAGACCAAGTACAGTAAGCACAGGAGCAAAAGTAATGATTCCATTATTTGTGAATGTAGGAGATAAAATAAAAGTAAAAACAGAAACAGGCGATTACATGGAACGTGTAAAATAA
- the rpmF gene encoding 50S ribosomal protein L32, with the protein MAHPKRKISKTRRDKRRTHYKATALNVATCKATGESHLSHTAYVHENDLYYNGKKLIEGYIKA; encoded by the coding sequence ATGGCACATCCTAAACGCAAAATTTCGAAAACAAGAAGAGATAAAAGAAGAACGCATTACAAAGCAACTGCTTTAAATGTGGCTACTTGTAAAGCAACTGGAGAAAGTCACTTAAGCCATACTGCTTATGTACACGAAAATGACTTGTACTACAATGGTAAAAAGTTAATCGAAGGTTATATAAAAGCATAA